In Methanolobus chelungpuianus, a genomic segment contains:
- a CDS encoding Zn-ribbon domain-containing protein: MPHKCTRCESIFEDGAPVILSGCPSCGWNKFLYVKDEEPELSDKEEAGIVADEAGETGHPVVIDESSASKAEAASTGKIIREIDEIIGPEKKEKLPSEEEGERVESVRILGPGSYELNLESLLDRKEIVMAIKEDGTYALHLPSVFKRDKDKEKDWK, from the coding sequence ATGCCTCACAAGTGCACGCGATGTGAATCAATATTCGAAGACGGTGCTCCCGTTATACTTAGCGGATGTCCTAGCTGTGGATGGAACAAGTTCCTCTATGTAAAGGATGAAGAGCCGGAGCTATCCGATAAAGAGGAAGCTGGAATTGTTGCAGATGAGGCCGGAGAGACCGGGCACCCCGTAGTGATAGATGAGAGTTCAGCATCCAAGGCAGAAGCTGCTTCCACAGGAAAGATAATCAGGGAGATCGACGAGATCATAGGCCCTGAGAAAAAAGAAAAGCTTCCTTCTGAGGAAGAAGGCGAGCGTGTGGAGTCAGTGCGTATACTGGGTCCGGGTTCCTATGAACTGAACCTTGAATCCCTTCTGGACCGCAAGGAAATAGTGATGGCGATAAAAGAGGATGGCACTTACGCCCTCCACTTACCCTCGGTCTTCAAGAGGGACAAGGATAAGGAAAAGGACTGGAAATAA
- a CDS encoding heparan-alpha-glucosaminide N-acetyltransferase, producing MDDILHRRFWEVDFLRGMAIVLMVTYHVFFDMRFLDISELDPNSGILLVIGRSASITFIFLVGLSLTLSYSRARLFSGETPSLFPKYVKRGAAIFSWGLVITLVTGILLPRGTIFFGILHLIGVSIILAYPFLGFQLKPLFAGWAFLFAGFFTEGAYVGFPWLLWLGLKPYGFYSYDYFPVIPWFGMILLGVSAGNILYHGYRRQFVLPDLEQSSLVKIFACLGRNSLFIYLVHQPLIIGFLILGGFANIDILSPMFLTGASP from the coding sequence ATGGACGACATTCTCCATAGGAGGTTCTGGGAAGTTGACTTTCTCCGCGGTATGGCTATTGTCCTCATGGTAACTTACCATGTGTTCTTCGACATGAGATTTCTGGACATATCCGAACTGGATCCTAACTCCGGCATCCTGCTGGTGATCGGAAGGAGCGCTTCCATAACTTTCATTTTCCTGGTCGGCCTGTCCCTCACCCTGAGTTATTCCCGGGCAAGGCTATTCTCGGGGGAAACTCCCTCTCTCTTTCCCAAATACGTTAAAAGGGGTGCTGCCATATTCTCATGGGGGCTTGTCATTACCCTGGTCACGGGCATACTGCTTCCCAGAGGCACTATCTTTTTCGGGATACTTCACCTCATAGGCGTTTCCATTATCCTTGCCTATCCTTTCCTTGGCTTCCAGCTGAAGCCCCTTTTCGCAGGGTGGGCATTCCTGTTTGCGGGATTCTTTACGGAAGGTGCATATGTTGGCTTTCCCTGGCTGCTCTGGCTTGGCCTGAAGCCCTACGGCTTTTACAGCTATGATTATTTCCCCGTTATCCCGTGGTTTGGCATGATCCTTCTGGGTGTTTCGGCCGGGAACATCCTGTACCATGGATACAGGAGGCAGTTCGTGTTACCTGACCTTGAGCAGAGCTCCCTGGTAAAAATCTTTGCTTGCCTGGGCAGGAATTCCCTGTTCATCTATCTGGTACATCAGCCGCTTATCATAGGCTTCCTGATACTGGGAGGATTTGCGAATATAGATATTCTGTCTCCCATGTTCCTGACAGGAGCCTCACCCTGA
- a CDS encoding pirin family protein, protein MDSNRDNPSGNISGNTSNVRQMLKSVPITEGAGVHLRRAFTLSKAAEVDPFLMLDEFHSRDPEDYRMGFPWHPHRGMETITYVLSGVIEHGDSLGNRGTIGPGDIQWMTAGSGIIHQEMPKGNDNGELWGLQLWTNLPASHKMMPPRYREIKKDQIPLVHTMNGTEIKVICGEVDGMRGPVKDIMTEIEYLDVTIPADASYRHPTQPSDTVLAYVLEGEGYFDPSGSSAGSGNLIVFDSDYWTEIKAGDKGLRYLLLSGKPLDEPVAWRGPVVMNTEEELRQAFEEYRENRFVKEDVRFTESSG, encoded by the coding sequence ATGGACAGTAACAGAGACAATCCGAGCGGCAATATCAGCGGCAATACCAGCAATGTAAGGCAGATGCTCAAGAGCGTACCTATAACGGAGGGAGCCGGAGTGCATCTGAGGAGAGCCTTCACCTTAAGCAAAGCAGCGGAGGTCGATCCTTTCCTGATGCTGGATGAGTTCCACTCCAGGGATCCGGAGGATTACAGAATGGGATTTCCCTGGCATCCTCATCGCGGCATGGAAACAATAACCTACGTGCTCTCCGGAGTGATCGAGCACGGTGACAGTCTTGGGAACAGAGGCACTATCGGGCCCGGCGACATACAGTGGATGACAGCAGGCAGCGGTATAATACATCAGGAGATGCCAAAGGGGAACGATAATGGAGAACTGTGGGGACTGCAACTGTGGACCAACCTTCCTGCATCGCATAAAATGATGCCTCCCCGATACAGGGAGATCAAGAAGGACCAGATACCCCTGGTACATACGATGAACGGCACTGAAATCAAAGTGATATGCGGCGAGGTCGATGGCATGCGTGGTCCTGTGAAGGATATCATGACAGAGATAGAATACCTGGATGTTACCATACCGGCTGATGCCTCCTACAGGCACCCTACACAGCCATCGGATACAGTGCTTGCATACGTCCTGGAAGGGGAAGGTTATTTTGACCCCAGCGGATCGTCCGCTGGAAGCGGGAACCTGATTGTATTCGACAGCGATTACTGGACAGAAATTAAAGCAGGAGACAAAGGCTTAAGGTATCTTCTGCTGTCAGGAAAGCCCCTGGATGAACCGGTTGCATGGCGAGGGCCTGTGGTGATGAACACGGAGGAGGAACTGAGGCAGGCTTTCGAGGAATACAGGGAGAACAGGTTCGTGAAAGAAGACGTACGCTTTACAGAAAGCTCAGGGTGA
- a CDS encoding DNA alkylation repair protein yields the protein MDRLKEWTGSENRWLRRAAAVTLVLPARKGKFLEDVLEIADRLLEDEDDLVRKGYGWMLREAGKAHRQEIFDYVMANRKLMPRISLRYAIEKFPEDMRKKAMEK from the coding sequence ATCGACCGGCTCAAAGAGTGGACCGGCTCCGAGAACCGATGGCTCAGGAGGGCTGCGGCAGTAACACTCGTCCTGCCTGCCAGGAAAGGGAAGTTTTTGGAGGACGTGCTGGAGATCGCTGACAGGCTGCTTGAGGACGAGGATGACCTTGTGCGCAAGGGCTACGGCTGGATGCTCAGGGAGGCAGGCAAGGCTCACAGGCAGGAGATATTCGACTATGTGATGGCCAACAGGAAGCTTATGCCAAGAATCTCGTTGAGATATGCGATCGAGAAGTTTCCGGAAGATATGAGAAAAAAGGCAATGGAAAAGTGA